One Silene latifolia isolate original U9 population chromosome 4, ASM4854445v1, whole genome shotgun sequence DNA segment encodes these proteins:
- the LOC141653887 gene encoding cytochrome P450 94A2-like: MFELSNMLLISLFLIFLTSLIIFVVKISKPTTTKSKITNLNKLPKPYPIIGHSLAFVGLTQQEIFDWLSKIISTGPTSTIVVHPPFGTPSVYFGDPASSEHFFKTQFLKYEKGAHYKTVFGDLFGDSLFTQDGDVWKTQRHLAGLEFTHKSLQNFVENVVNPEISERLIPFLSDAAKENKVIDLQDLLKRFGYDNVSTITLGYNPGYVSPSLPDAKLIKALDESMILSHERFYAVFPIIWKVCRFLNIGSEKKLKKSIQTLREYVKTMIKSMKENPEIVNQEKMNLLSKIIYEYRFDEKLTIDVCITFILGGQDTTSSALTWFFWLLHKNKHVEQEIVKEINNNKKIIKKNIVEELKGMTYTHAALSESMRLYPPVPVHTKLAATDDVLPDGTKVKKGMLVGCFAQAMGRSEKIWGKDWAEFKPERWLREEKDNTTGETKRSFVARDSSAYPVFLAGPRICLGKDMAYLQMKSVVSAILGRFKVVPATDDGFDPVYVPETIAKMRGGFPVRFEERVQVE, from the coding sequence ATGTTTGAGCTAAGCAACATGTTGCTAATTTCATTGTTTCTAATTTTTCTTACATCTCTTATAATTTTCGTCGTCAAGATCTCGAAACCAACAACGACCAAGTCGAAGATTACTAATCTTAATAAGTTGCCTAAACCATACCCGATAATTGGTCATTCGTTAGCCTTCGTTGGGTTAACGCAACAGGAAATCTTCGACTGGCTTTCAAAAATTATATCCACCGGTCCAACCTCGACTATTGTCGTGCATCCTCCGTTTGGAACGCCTAGCGTCTACTTTGGTGATCCTGCTTCATCCGAACACTTTTTTAAGACTCAATTTCTCAAATACGAAAAGGGTGCTCATTACAAAACCGTCTTTGGAGACCTGTTCGGAGATAGCTTGTTCACCCAAGACGGAGACGTTTGGAAGACTCAAAGACACCTTGCTGGCTTGGAGTTCACCCACAAATCGTTACAAAATTTCGTTGAAAATGTCGTTAATCCCGAGATTTCAGAGAGATTAATTCCGTTTCTCTCAGATGCTGCCAAGGAAAACAAAGTCATTGATCTTCAAGACTTGCTTAAGAGATTCGGATACGACAATGTTTCCACCATAACATTGGGGTATAATCCGGGTTACGTGTCACCCTCTTTGCCCGATGCTAAACTTATAAAGGCTTTGGATGAGTCGATGATTCTTTCCCACGAGAGGTTTTACGCGGTTTTCCCAATCATATGGAAAGTTTGTAGATTTCTTAACATTGGTTCGGAGAAAAAGCTTAAAAAATCAATTCAAACGCTCCGGGAATACGTCAAAACCATGATAAAATCGATGAAAGAAAATCCGGAAATAGTAAATCAGGAGAAGATGAATTTATTATCAAAAATTATTTACGAGTATCGATTTGATGAGAAGTTGACCATCGACGTGTGTATTACGTTCATCCTCGGTGGACAAGATACGACGTCGTCAGCATTAACATGGTTTTTTTGGCTCCTACATAAAAACAAACACGTCGAACAAGAAATCGTTAAGGAGATTAATAACAAcaagaaaataataaaaaaaaatattgtcgAGGAATTAAAGGGAATGACGTATACTCACGCTGCGCTTAGCGAGTCGATGAGACTGTACCCACCGGTGCCAGTCCACACGAAACTAGCGGCAACCGACGACGTTTTACCTGACGGAACAAAGGTGAAAAAGGGTATGTTGGttggatgtttcgcccaagcgatgggCCGGTCAGAGAAGATATGGGGTAAAGATTGGGCCGAGTTTAAGCCAGAGCGATGGTTAAGGGAAGAGAAGGACAACACGACCGGGGAAACGAAAAGAAGCTTCGTTGCTCGGGATTCGAGTGCGTATCCCGTGTTTCTTGCAGGGCCTCGGATTTGTTTAGGCAAGGACATGGCTTACTTGCAAATGAAGAGTGTTGTTTCTGCTATTTTGGGCAGGTTTAAGGTGGTTCCCGCCACAGACGATGGGTTCGATCCAGTTTACGTCCCTGAAACCATCGCGAAGATGCGTGGTGGGTTTCCGGTTAGATTTGAAGAACGGGTTCAAGTCGAATAA